In Oncorhynchus tshawytscha isolate Ot180627B linkage group LG28, Otsh_v2.0, whole genome shotgun sequence, a genomic segment contains:
- the selenot1a gene encoding thioredoxin reductase-like selenoprotein T1a encodes MAERWLPFSIIFLGVLSLYCAASADNSGIKKMKMQFATGPLLKFQICISUGYKRVFEEYMQVLYQRYPDIRIEGENYLPQPLYRHVASFLSMFKLALIGLIIIGKDPFAFCGMQAPGIWVWGQENKIYACMMVFFFSNMIENQCMSTGAFEITLNDVPVWSKLESGHLPSMQQLVQILENEMKMNVPMDTLPHHRS; translated from the exons ATGGCGGAGAGGTGGCTACCTTTTTCGATCATATTTCTAGGAGTTCTCTCCTTGTATTGTGCTGCGTCGGCTGATAACAGCGGCATTAAGAAGATGAAGATGCAATTTGCAACAGGGCCACTTCTTAAATTCCAAATCTG catctcctGAGGGTACAAGAGGGTGTTTGAGGAGTACATGCAGGTCTTGTACCAGCGGTACCCAGACATCCGCATTGAGGGAGAGAACTACCTTCCTCAACCCCTCTACCG ACATGTTGCTTCCTTCCTGTCCATGTTCAAGCTGGCActgattggactgatcatcaTCGGCAAGGACCCTTTTGCCTTCTGCGGTATGCAAGCCCCAGGCATCTGGGTCTGGGGACAGGAGAATAAG ATTTATGCCTGCATGATGGTGTTCTTCTTCAGCAACATGATTGAAAACCAGTGTATGTCAACAGGAGCGTTTGAAATCACGTTAAACG ATGTGCCAGTGTGGTCCAAGCTGGAGTCAGGTCACCTGCCCTCCATGCAGCAGCTGGTCCAGATCCTGGAGAACGAGATGAAGATGAATGTACCCATGGACACACTCCCCCACCACCGCTCCTAA
- the LOC112244654 gene encoding stress-associated endoplasmic reticulum protein 1 yields MVAKQRIRMANEKHSKNITQRGNVAKSTRNPQDDKVAVGPWLLALFIFVVCGSAIFQIIQSIRMGM; encoded by the exons ATGGTCGCCAAACAGAGGATTCGTATGGCCAACGAAAAACACAGCAAGAATATCACGCAAAGAGGCAACGTAGCCAAATCTACG AGAAACCCTCAAGATGATAAGGTGGCTGTGGGACCATGGCTGTTGGCCCTCTTCATCTTTGTTGTGTGTGGATCAG CTATCTTCCAGATCATTCAGAGCATTCGGATGGGCATGTAG
- the pcyt1aa gene encoding choline-phosphate cytidylyltransferase A isoform X1 yields the protein MTDSPGMEAHSSSRSSLSRKRRRDGSNGETEEVERPGKVPRSTVGLKDPAPYADELESAEDTPYLRVSMDEAKRGTPFDRPVRVYADGIFDVFHSGHARALMQAKGLFPNTHLIVGVCSDDLTHKFKGFTVMNEDERYDAVSHCRYVDEVVRNAPWTLTPEFLSKHRIDFVAHDDIPYTSAGQDDVYKHIKEAGMFAPTQRTEGISTSDIITRIVRDYDVYVRRNLQRGYTAKELNVSFINEKKYHLQERVDKVKRKVKDVEEKSKEFVQKVENKSIDLIQKWEEKSREFIGNFLQMFGPEGALKHMLKEGRGRMLQAISPRQSPSSSPTRERSPSPFLNKASPSPPSHHSAARGYHISEDDDESDED from the exons ATGACagacag CCCCGGGATGGAGGCCCACAGCTCAAGCCGGTCCAGCCTgtccaggaagaggaggagagatgggtctAACGGAGAGACCGAGGAGGTAGAACGGCCAGGGAAAGTCCCAAGATCCACCGTG GGTTTAAAAGATCCCGCCCCCTATGCTGATGAGCTGGAGTCGGCAGAGGACACTCCATACCTGCGAGTCAGTATGGACGAGGCCAAGAGGGGAACTCCAT TTGATAGGCCAGTTCGGGTGTATGCAGATGGCATCTTTGATGTGTTCCACTCAGGCCATGCCCGGGCCCTCATGCAGGCCAAGGGCCTCTTTCCGAACACACACCTCATTGTGGGCG TGTGTAGTGACGACCTGACACACAAGTTCAAGGGGTTCACGGTGATGAACGAGGACGAGCGCTACGACGCAGTCAGCCACTGTCGCTACGTGGACGAGGTCGTCAGGAACGCGCCCTGGACGCTTACGCCCGAGTTCCTCTCCAagcacaga ATCGACTTTGTTGCTCATGACGACATCCCATATACATCAGCAGGCCAGGACGACGTTTACAAGCACATCAAGGAGGCGG GCATGTTTGCGCCTACCCAGCGGACGGAGGGAATCTCCACCTCGGACATCATCACGCGCATCGTCCGCGACTATGACGTGTACGTGAGACGCAACCTGCAACGCGGCTACACGGCCAAGGAGCTCAACGTCAGCTTCATCAAT GAGAAGAAGTACCACCTGCAGGAACGTGTGGACAAGGTGAAGAGGAAGGTGAAAGATGTGGAGGAGAAGAGTAAAGAGTTTGTGCAGAAGGTGGAGAACAAGAGCATTGACCTCATCCAGAAGTGGGAGGAGAAGTCCCGGGAGTTCATTGGCAACTTTCTGCAGATGTTCGGCCCTGAGGGAGCACTG aagcACATGTTGAAGGAGGGCAGAGGGCGCATGCTGCAGGCCATCAGCCCCAGACAGAGCCCCAGCAGCAGCCCCACCCGCGAGCGTTCCCCCTCACCCTTCTTAAACAAGGCCTCACCTTCCCCTCCATCCCACCACAGCGCAGCACGGGGATACCACATcagtgaggatgatgatgagtCTGATGAAGATTAA
- the pcyt1aa gene encoding choline-phosphate cytidylyltransferase A isoform X2, giving the protein MEAHSSSRSSLSRKRRRDGSNGETEEVERPGKVPRSTVGLKDPAPYADELESAEDTPYLRVSMDEAKRGTPFDRPVRVYADGIFDVFHSGHARALMQAKGLFPNTHLIVGVCSDDLTHKFKGFTVMNEDERYDAVSHCRYVDEVVRNAPWTLTPEFLSKHRIDFVAHDDIPYTSAGQDDVYKHIKEAGMFAPTQRTEGISTSDIITRIVRDYDVYVRRNLQRGYTAKELNVSFINEKKYHLQERVDKVKRKVKDVEEKSKEFVQKVENKSIDLIQKWEEKSREFIGNFLQMFGPEGALKHMLKEGRGRMLQAISPRQSPSSSPTRERSPSPFLNKASPSPPSHHSAARGYHISEDDDESDED; this is encoded by the exons ATGGAGGCCCACAGCTCAAGCCGGTCCAGCCTgtccaggaagaggaggagagatgggtctAACGGAGAGACCGAGGAGGTAGAACGGCCAGGGAAAGTCCCAAGATCCACCGTG GGTTTAAAAGATCCCGCCCCCTATGCTGATGAGCTGGAGTCGGCAGAGGACACTCCATACCTGCGAGTCAGTATGGACGAGGCCAAGAGGGGAACTCCAT TTGATAGGCCAGTTCGGGTGTATGCAGATGGCATCTTTGATGTGTTCCACTCAGGCCATGCCCGGGCCCTCATGCAGGCCAAGGGCCTCTTTCCGAACACACACCTCATTGTGGGCG TGTGTAGTGACGACCTGACACACAAGTTCAAGGGGTTCACGGTGATGAACGAGGACGAGCGCTACGACGCAGTCAGCCACTGTCGCTACGTGGACGAGGTCGTCAGGAACGCGCCCTGGACGCTTACGCCCGAGTTCCTCTCCAagcacaga ATCGACTTTGTTGCTCATGACGACATCCCATATACATCAGCAGGCCAGGACGACGTTTACAAGCACATCAAGGAGGCGG GCATGTTTGCGCCTACCCAGCGGACGGAGGGAATCTCCACCTCGGACATCATCACGCGCATCGTCCGCGACTATGACGTGTACGTGAGACGCAACCTGCAACGCGGCTACACGGCCAAGGAGCTCAACGTCAGCTTCATCAAT GAGAAGAAGTACCACCTGCAGGAACGTGTGGACAAGGTGAAGAGGAAGGTGAAAGATGTGGAGGAGAAGAGTAAAGAGTTTGTGCAGAAGGTGGAGAACAAGAGCATTGACCTCATCCAGAAGTGGGAGGAGAAGTCCCGGGAGTTCATTGGCAACTTTCTGCAGATGTTCGGCCCTGAGGGAGCACTG aagcACATGTTGAAGGAGGGCAGAGGGCGCATGCTGCAGGCCATCAGCCCCAGACAGAGCCCCAGCAGCAGCCCCACCCGCGAGCGTTCCCCCTCACCCTTCTTAAACAAGGCCTCACCTTCCCCTCCATCCCACCACAGCGCAGCACGGGGATACCACATcagtgaggatgatgatgagtCTGATGAAGATTAA
- the ap2m1a gene encoding AP-2 complex subunit mu-A isoform X1, whose amino-acid sequence MIGGLFIYNHKGEVLISRVYRDDIGRNAVDAFRVNVIHARQQVRSPVTNIARTSFFHVKRSNIWLAAVTKQNVNAAMVFEFLYKMCDVMAAYFGKVSEENIKNNFVLIYELLDEILDFGYPQNSETGALKTFITQQGIKGQHQTKEEQSQITSQVTGQIGWRREGIKYRRNELFLDVLESVNLLMSPQGQVLSAHVSGRVVMKSYLSGMPECKFGMNDKIVIDKAGKGGVTDEVGKSDLGGGGSTSGKQSIAIDDCTFNQCVRLSKFDSERSISFIPPDGEYELMRYRTTKDIILPFRVIPLVREVGRTKLEVKVVIKSNFKPSLLAQKIEVRIPTPLNTSGVQVICMKGKAKYKASENAIVWKIKRMAGMKESQISAEIELLPTNDKKKWARPPISMNFEVPFAPSGLKVRYLKVFESKLNYSDHDVVKWVRYIGRSGIYETRC is encoded by the exons ATGATTGGAGGACTGTTTATCTACAACCACAAAGGGGAGGTCCTTATCTCTCGTGTCTACCGCGATGACATAGG GCGCAACGCGGTGGACGCATTCCGTGTGAATGTGATCCATGCCCGGCAGCAGGTGCGCTCTCCTGTGACCAACATTGCACGTACCAGCTTCTTCCATGTCAAGCGCTCCAACATCTGGCTGGCGGCGGTCACCAAGCAGAATGTCAACGCCGCAATGGTGTTCGAGTTCCTCTACAAGATGTGCGACGTCATGGCCGCCTACTTTGGCAAGGTCAGCGAAGAGAACATCAAGAACAACTTTGTGCTGATCTACGAGCTGCTCGACG AGATCCTGGACTTCGGGTATCCCCAGAACTCTGAGACTGGAGCACTAAAGACCTTCATCACCCAGCAGGGCATCAAGGGCCAG CATCAG ACAAAGGAAGAGCAGTCTCAGATCACTAGTCAGGTGACTGGGCAGATTGGTTGGCGTCGCGAAGGCATCAAGTATCGACGCAATGAGCTCTTCTTAGATGTGCTGGAGAGTGTCAACCTGCTTATGTCGCCTCAAG GTCAGGTCCTGAGTGCCCACGTGTCCGGCCGTGTGGTAATGAAGAGCTATCTCAGTGGAATGCCGGAGTGCAAATTTGGCATGAATGACAAAATTGTCATTGATAAGGCGGGTAAAGGCGGTGTCACTGATGAGGTGGGAAAGAG TGAtttagggggaggaggaag TACCAGTGGTAAGCAGTCCATAGCCATCGATGACTGTACGTTCAACCAGTGTGTGCGTCTCAGTAAGTTTGACTCGGAGCGCAGCATCAGCTTCATCCCCCCGGATGGAGAGTATGAGCTCATGAG GTACCGTACCACTAAAGACATCATCCTACCTTTCCGAGTCATTCCGCTGGTCAGAGAGGTGGGCCGCACCAAACTGGAGGTCAAAGTGGTCATCAAGTCCAACTTCAAACCCTCGCTACTGGCCCAGAAAATTGAG GTGCGCATTCCCACGCCGCTCAACACAAGCGGTGTCCAGGTGATCTGCATGAAAGGCAAGGCCAAGTACAAGGCCAGCGAGAACGCCATCGTATGGAA GATCAAGCGCATGGCTGGGATGAAGGAATCTCAGATCAGTGCTGAAATCGAGCTGCTGCCCACCAACGATAAGAAGAAGTGGGCCCGTCCTCCCATCTCCATGAACTTTGAG GTTCCATTTGCCCCCTCCGGGCTGAAGGTGCGTTACTTGAAGGTGTTTGAGTCCAAGCTGAACTACAGTGATCATGATGTTGTCAAATGGGTGCGCTACATTGGCCGAAGCGGCATCTACGAGACTCGATGTTAG
- the ap2m1a gene encoding AP-2 complex subunit mu-A isoform X2 — protein MIGGLFIYNHKGEVLISRVYRDDIGRNAVDAFRVNVIHARQQVRSPVTNIARTSFFHVKRSNIWLAAVTKQNVNAAMVFEFLYKMCDVMAAYFGKVSEENIKNNFVLIYELLDEILDFGYPQNSETGALKTFITQQGIKGQHQTKEEQSQITSQVTGQIGWRREGIKYRRNELFLDVLESVNLLMSPQGQVLSAHVSGRVVMKSYLSGMPECKFGMNDKIVIDKAGKGGVTDEVGKSTSGKQSIAIDDCTFNQCVRLSKFDSERSISFIPPDGEYELMRYRTTKDIILPFRVIPLVREVGRTKLEVKVVIKSNFKPSLLAQKIEVRIPTPLNTSGVQVICMKGKAKYKASENAIVWKIKRMAGMKESQISAEIELLPTNDKKKWARPPISMNFEVPFAPSGLKVRYLKVFESKLNYSDHDVVKWVRYIGRSGIYETRC, from the exons ATGATTGGAGGACTGTTTATCTACAACCACAAAGGGGAGGTCCTTATCTCTCGTGTCTACCGCGATGACATAGG GCGCAACGCGGTGGACGCATTCCGTGTGAATGTGATCCATGCCCGGCAGCAGGTGCGCTCTCCTGTGACCAACATTGCACGTACCAGCTTCTTCCATGTCAAGCGCTCCAACATCTGGCTGGCGGCGGTCACCAAGCAGAATGTCAACGCCGCAATGGTGTTCGAGTTCCTCTACAAGATGTGCGACGTCATGGCCGCCTACTTTGGCAAGGTCAGCGAAGAGAACATCAAGAACAACTTTGTGCTGATCTACGAGCTGCTCGACG AGATCCTGGACTTCGGGTATCCCCAGAACTCTGAGACTGGAGCACTAAAGACCTTCATCACCCAGCAGGGCATCAAGGGCCAG CATCAG ACAAAGGAAGAGCAGTCTCAGATCACTAGTCAGGTGACTGGGCAGATTGGTTGGCGTCGCGAAGGCATCAAGTATCGACGCAATGAGCTCTTCTTAGATGTGCTGGAGAGTGTCAACCTGCTTATGTCGCCTCAAG GTCAGGTCCTGAGTGCCCACGTGTCCGGCCGTGTGGTAATGAAGAGCTATCTCAGTGGAATGCCGGAGTGCAAATTTGGCATGAATGACAAAATTGTCATTGATAAGGCGGGTAAAGGCGGTGTCACTGATGAGGTGGGAAAGAG TACCAGTGGTAAGCAGTCCATAGCCATCGATGACTGTACGTTCAACCAGTGTGTGCGTCTCAGTAAGTTTGACTCGGAGCGCAGCATCAGCTTCATCCCCCCGGATGGAGAGTATGAGCTCATGAG GTACCGTACCACTAAAGACATCATCCTACCTTTCCGAGTCATTCCGCTGGTCAGAGAGGTGGGCCGCACCAAACTGGAGGTCAAAGTGGTCATCAAGTCCAACTTCAAACCCTCGCTACTGGCCCAGAAAATTGAG GTGCGCATTCCCACGCCGCTCAACACAAGCGGTGTCCAGGTGATCTGCATGAAAGGCAAGGCCAAGTACAAGGCCAGCGAGAACGCCATCGTATGGAA GATCAAGCGCATGGCTGGGATGAAGGAATCTCAGATCAGTGCTGAAATCGAGCTGCTGCCCACCAACGATAAGAAGAAGTGGGCCCGTCCTCCCATCTCCATGAACTTTGAG GTTCCATTTGCCCCCTCCGGGCTGAAGGTGCGTTACTTGAAGGTGTTTGAGTCCAAGCTGAACTACAGTGATCATGATGTTGTCAAATGGGTGCGCTACATTGGCCGAAGCGGCATCTACGAGACTCGATGTTAG